A single genomic interval of Lathyrus oleraceus cultivar Zhongwan6 chromosome 7, CAAS_Psat_ZW6_1.0, whole genome shotgun sequence harbors:
- the LOC127106941 gene encoding pentatricopeptide repeat-containing protein At1g62260, mitochondrial, producing MSTLYDTLRNTRNTIAPRIRGFASQTNDTPTQLLYQLNKKISHLIRTGRLTDARALFDSIDHRNTVTWNSMITGYVQRREIAKARQLFDEMPHKDIVSWNLIISGYFSCRGSRFVEEGRKLFEQMPQRDFVSWNTVISGYAKNGRMDQALKLFNSMPQRNVVSCNAMINGFLLNGDVDSAVGIFRTMKERDSASLSGLISGLVKNDELNMAARILIEYGNEGDEKDDLVYAYNTLIAGYGQRGMVDEARRLFDGVMSGQGRFRRNVVSWNSMMMCYVKAGDVVSARELFDRMMERDACSWNTMISGYVQVCNMEEASKLFSLTPSPDELSWNSIISGFAHIGDLARAKEFFEKMPHKNLISWNSVIAGYEKNEEYKGAIELFSQMQIEGERPDRHTLSSVLSASTGLVDLYLGRQIHQFITKTVIPDLPINNSLITMYSRCGTIGDARTVFNEMKLYKDVITWNAMIGGYAFHGFAAQALELFELMKRLKIQPTYITFISVLNACAHAGLVEEGKRQFNSMIGDYGIEPRVEHFASLVDILGRQGQLQEAMDLVDSMPMKPDKAVWGALLGACRVHNNVELAQVAAKSLISLEPESSAPYALLFNIYADLGQWDDAERVRVLMEENNVKKQAGYSWVDSNNR from the coding sequence ATGTCAACTTTGTACGACACTCTGAGGAACACAAGAAACACAATTGCTCCTCGCATACGTGGCTTTGCTTCTCAAACCAACGACACGCCAACACAGTTACTCTACCAATTGAACAAAAAGATATCTCATTTGATTCGAACTGGTAGACTAACAGATGCGAGGGCATTGTTTGATTCCATTGATCACCGAAATACAGTTACTTGGAATTCCATGATCACTGGATACGTTCAACGTAGAGAGATAGCCAAGGCACGCCAATTGTTTGATGAAATGCCCCACAAGGATATTGTGTCTTGGAATCTCATCATATCTGGTTACTTTTCTTGCCGTGGAAGCCGGTTTGTTGAAGAAGGAAGGAAGCTGTTTGAACAAATGCCTCAAAGGGATTTTGTTTCTTGGAACACTGTCATCAGTGGCTATGCGAAGAATGGAAGGATGGATCAAGCTCTTAAGTTGTTTAACTCTATGCCACAGCGGAATGTTGTGTCTTGCAATGCTATGATAAATGGGTTTTTGTTGAATGGTGATGTGGATTCAGCTGTTGGTATTTTTAGGACTATGAAAGAGCGTGACTCAGCTTCTCTTAGTGGTCTTATATCTGGACTTGTTAAGAATGATGAGTTGAATATGGCGGCTAGGATTTTGATTGAGTATGGGAATGAGGGCGATGAGAAAGATGATTTGGTGTACGCTTATAATACTCTGATTGCAGGGTATGGCCAGAGAGGAATGGTTGATGAGGCACGGCGTCTTTTCGATGGGGTCATGTCTGGTCAAGGGAGATTTAGGAGAAATGTGGTATCGTGGAATTCGATGATGATGTGTTATGTGAAAGCAGGAGATGTTGTCTCTGCTAGGGAACTCTTCGATAGGATGATGGAGCGGGATGCTTGTTCTTGGAACACCATGATCAGTGGTTATGTTCAAGTATGTAATATGGAAGAGGCCTCAAAGCTTTTCTCGTTAACGCCGAGTCCTGATGAGCTTTCATGGAATTCAATAATATCCGGGTTTGCGCATATTGGTGATTTGGCACGTGCAAAAGAGTTCTTTGAGAAGATGCCCCACAAAAACCTGATCTCGTGGAACTCGGTAATAGCTGGTTATGAGAAAAATGAAGAGTATAAGGGTGCTATTGAGCTATTTTCTCAGATGCAGATTGAAGGAGAGAGACCAGACAGGCACACTTTGTCGTCAGTTCTCAGTGCATCTACTGGGTTGGTGGATCTTTACCTCGGTAGGCAGATTCATCAGTTTATCACAAAGACTGTTATTCCTGATTTGCCAATAAATAATTCTCTCATTACCATGTACTCAAGATGTGGGACTATTGGTGATGCACGCACTGTGTTTAATGAGATGAAGCTTTATAAAGATGTGATTACTTGGAATGCAATGATTGGAGGTTATGCTTTTCACGGTTTTGCTGCACAGGCTCTAGAGCTTTTCGAACTGATGAAGAGGCTTAAAATTCAACCTACCTATATAACCTTTATTTCAGTTTTGAATGCATGTGCGCATGCAGGATTGGTTGAAGAAGGGAAGAGGCAGTTCAATTCCATGATTGGTGACTATGGTATTGAACCGCGGGTTGAACACTTTGCCTCCCTTGTGGACATCTTGGGGCGGCAGGGACAGCTTCAAGAGGCTATGGATTTGGTTGATAGCATGCCGATGAAACCGGATAAGGCTGTGTGGGGTGCGCTTCTAGGGGCTTGTAGAGTGCATAATAATGTTGAATTGGCCCAAGTAGCAGCTAAATCATTGATCAGTCTTGAACCAGAAAGTTCAGCTCCTTATGCATTGTTATTTAATATATATGCTGATTTAGGGCAGTGGGATGATGCTGAGAGAGTGAGAGTATTGATGGAAGAAAATAATGTCAAGAAGCAGGCAGGGTATAGTTGGGTAGATTCTAACAATCGTTAA